The DNA sequence CTATCATTATCGTCGCCAGTTCTCTTAACCAGAGTTCCCAGTTGACTCCAGAAAATCAGATGCCATTGCCATTCTTGATAAACGTTATAATTCATAAATTTTGTGTCAAAAGATCTGCGTTCAACCTGAACAATCGTCGGTTCCCAGAAGTGATTCTCGCACGTGTAGAAAGTGTATTCACATTTTTGAATCAGACTCATCCAGCCTCAAAGCGGAATTACTAAATTCACACAGTGTGAGACCAGTTGATCAACTCATAAATCGCTTGGAAAAAAATTCAGACGCTGCTGAATTTCACCGCTGCAGAGCACACCGGCCACCTGTTCAACATCCGCACAAACCAGCTCTCACCATACGAACTAAACGAGGCACCGGATAAACCGGCCATACTCAAATGCCAACCGCCGTGATTCAGAACCGGAGATCTCTTGAAACCAAGGGTACGGGAGTACCGTAAACCAAACAGAGAAGCAGACAACTTAATCTGAAGTGGTGCTTGCTAAGTTGAATGACTTGCCCTAGTATCTCTGCAGCGCTTCCTATGCTAGACTCAGGAAATAATCATGAATTTATAATCATAATTTCTCCGCCAGCGATTGATCGTCGTTCAAGCTGAATACGAACAAGCACTGCGTTCATGAATTATCCTACCCCAGTTTACCGCCAAACTATTAATCGGGGTTTAAAGATGCGCTCTTGCTACATTCATTCTGCCACCTGGCACCGACTAAAGAAACAGGGAACGATTTCCTATGATGGAAATTGCATCATGGGCACCGCAGTTCCTCCGGATGATTGTGTGCTTAAGGATCAACTTCAGCCCCTTTCGAATAAAAACACACTACTATATTCTTTCAAACTCACGGGTGATCTGCAGCATGCATCCTGCTCCGTGTTGCGGATAGCAAATTCTCTACAGATCAAAGGACTTAAAAAGTCTGATCCCCCTGCTCCATTGCTGAATCTCCATGTTCAATCCGGACACCTCTGTCTGGCAATTCGGGAATTCAAGTATCCAGCAAGATGGTGTCGAGAGACACAGTCCTACTCTTTAAAGCCAGCTTATCAACAGGGACATGAGCTGTTTCCTGTCAAATCTGATCACTGGGTTGACCTTGAGATCGAGATGAAGTGGAGTCACTCAAACCTCGGCTTCATCAGGTGTAATGATTTGATCTTTCCAAATCTACATACCAAATTCAATCACTACCCCTGCGAACTTAGTCTGGGAATCATGTCCGGTTCCATTCCTCTTCATAATACGATCAGAGAATATGATATCTGCCACGAATTAGTTTCATAAAATCATCCAGGCATTAAACCTAACCGGGAGATTGAGACATGGACGAATCGATCAATATGATTCCTGCTGCAGACCTCCCCAGTGAAGCCAGCGAAAACTGTGACCATATTGCATATCAATATTCTGGAGTCATCCAACCTCACGGGGTGTTGGTCATCGTCAATCCAGATGACTTTCGGATCTTACAAATCAGTGAGAATGCATCACTGTTTTTCGGCATGCAAACTGAGGGACTCCTGGGGCAACGCTTGTTTAATGGGCGGATTTTGAGTTCTACGCCCGAGGTCATCAATGAGTTTAATCAATGCATCTCTAATTCTCCTCGACTGATCAGCGGCCTGACAACTCCCGGAGGTCTGGCGTTATTGGGTAGATTGACCCGCACTGATGGCCGTTTTCATCTCGAACTTGAGTTTGCCAGCAGCCCGTATGACGTCGAGCGCTGTTCTCCAATCGAAATGATTTCGGAGATCACCGAGGTCCTGTCTCGAACCGAATCTATAAAAGATATCGCGGAATCATTTCCCCAGGTGTTTCGAAAATTCATTGGCTATGATCGCTGCATGATTTACCGTTTCGATCCCGAGTTTAATGGAGAAGTCATTGGAGAATCTCGTTCAGAAAATGCACAGGATACATTTCTGGGGTTGCGTTTTCCGATGTCCGATATTCCGAAAAGTGCCCGCAAGATGTTCGCGGACTCCCCTGTCAGGGTTACTGTTGACCAGACCGTAGAATGTGTGCCGATCACACCACGGCGCGACCCGGAAACGCAACAGGATGTCGATCTAACAGCGGTTAGAATTCGTGGAGCTGCCGGATCCTGTCAGACATATTACAACAACATGGGGGTCCGCTCGACTCTTGTGATGCCAATCTTTTATGAGCATGAACTCTGGGGCCTTGTATCCTGTCACCATGGTCAGCCAAGAAGGCCCTCTCCCGAGCTGGATTCTGCCCTGAAAGTGGTAGTCAAACTGATTTCGAATGCTCTGGAACACGCAGCAGCGGCCGAACACAGGTTGGCAGAAAGGAAAGCACGGTCGATCAATGAATTACTGGCGAAGATAGACCCTTTCGACTCTAATTGTCTGGTCCAGATTCAACAGCAGGTCGAAAACCTGAAGGAAATGATTGACTGCACTGGTTTTTTACTGCGAATTGACGAACAGGATTACGCACACGGTGAAATCCCGGATGATGAAGAACTGCAGACATTTATTGAGTCTCTGTTGCCAATGGCAGGCGATGAAGCCTTTGCCATCAATAACATTCCGGAACACTTTCCTGCTTTGGCGGAATTAAGAGATGTCGCCGCCGGAGGGTTACTGGTTCCCCTCAGAAGTAATCCGGATGAATTTGCAGTCTGGTTCCGGGCTGAGCAACCTCTTACCGTCAACTGGGCAGGAGATCCCCAATCAGGTCTTAAATGGAATCAGCAGGGACGCCCCGAGCTAACTCCTCGCAACAGCTTTGAACTCTGGAAATCCAAAACCGCAAACACCTGTTATCCCTGGAGCACCGCGGAAATTGCTTTTGCCAACAGTGTTTCCACCCAGATTGGTCTGATTTCTTTGAGTTGGCATGCCTTGAGAGCAGATCGTGCCAAGAGCGAATTCCTGACGAATATGAGTCATGAAATCCGGACCCCGATGACCTCGATCCTGGGCTATCTGGATATTCTGGAGTCAGAGGATTTTGAGCCCGAGGATCCCATGCGGCTGGAAGCGTTTTCTGTAATCAAGCGCAGCGGAAATCATCTGATGCAGCTTATCAATGATATTCTCGACCTTTCAAGCATCGAGTCCGGGCGAATCAGTATAAATAAAACAGACGTTGAACTGGGATCCCTGGTTGAAGAGGCATTGACCATGGTCCGGGAACAGGCTGAACACAAACAACTGGAATTGTCACTTAAGTATGAATCAATGCCTCCTCATAAAGTTCTGACAGATCCAACGAGGGTCAAACAGATTCTTTTGAATCTGTTGGAAAATGCAATCAAATTCACGGAACGAGGTTGCGTTTCCCTCAAACTCTTTCATACGAGTGATGACCAAAATACAAAACAGGTTTATCTGCAAATCATCGATTCAGGCATTGGAATGGATCAGGATCAACTGGAAATTGTCAGAACATTCAAGACGTTTAATCAGCTGGATAACTCTCTGACACGAAAGTATGGAGGAACCGGCCTGGGCTTGCGAATCTGTCATGGCCTGGCTCAAAAACTGGGAGGTAAAATTGAAGTTGAATCTCAAAAAGAAATGGGAAGCATCTTCACCCTCTCCCTCCCTGCTGAAGACTCAGAAAAAACGATTTTAAAAAAGTCTCGCTTTAATGAAAGTGCAAACCAGGCAGATACAGGGGACGTGGCTTCTACCAGAGAAGCATTAATCGGAACACGTATTCTTCTCGCTGAGGATGACCCGATCAATCAAAAAGTCATTGACAACTTTCTGACAACCTCTGGAGCAGAGGTCACCCTGGTCGGTAACGGAAAACTGGCAGTGGAAGCTGCTCTTAAGGCTGCACCAGACTTTTTTGACCTGATTCTAATGGACATGCAGATGCCGGTACTTGATGGATATTCGGCGACCAGTCAACTCAGAAACCAGGGATATGAACATCCAGTGATTGCCTTGACGGCACATGCCATGGAGGGTAGTCGGGAGAAATGTATCGCCTCTGGTTGTGATGATTTCATTACAAAGCCGATTAACAGAAAATCGCTCATTAGCATTTGCATAAAATGGATCGAGGACTAGAAAGAATGTAGCCAGCTACGAATTTGTCTGGTGAGAAGATTCAATATGCTTGCCGCTATTGTAGATGTGTTGGTCTTCTATCAAGATTTGTGTTTGCTTTTTAAGTAAACTGTCTCATCTTCATAGCGATCAGCCAGGAATATATCGGTGAGAGATTTTTCTTCAGAGCTCCGAGTGTCGATCCAGAAATATCACGACGAAATCGAGTCAAGCTATCTAGCTAAACGAATCATCAGGACGAAAATTACCCGTAGTGAATACTGCTGGCTGCTTTCACAACTCTACTACCTGCACTGTGCTCTCGAAAGCAGTTGGCAGAACAATCTGGGCTTTTCATCCCTCTACGACACATCGATTCACTCCCGTATACCGGCGCTCAAAGCAGATTTAGAATTACTGAATGAGGGCAACTATTATGCGTTGCATGATTCCACTGTCAGATTGCTTGCAAAATTTGAAGAATGGAATGTCACCAACCATTACTCTCTGATCGGTGCTCTCTATGTGATTGAAGGATCAAGGCTGGGAGGTGTTTTGTTAAAAGATCTGCTTTACGATGCCTTGAAACTCACAAATAAGGAAGGAGCAGCTTATTTCCTGGGTACTTCTGAGTTCTGGCACAAGTCATGGCGCGAGTTCAAACGGCGTATCAGTGAATCTCCTGAAATGGAATCGCATCAAGAATTGATTTCGAATGCCTCGATCGAAACCTTTCAGGGCCTGACCGACCTCTATAATACAAGACCATTTATTTAGGCTCCCCACCAACCTGATCGCATAAACGATGCTACCTCATTTTTCTTTGCAGGTTTCATGTTGATTGTATGAGTTGTTATCTGCTGCAGATCATTGATCCTTACCAGATCTTCTTCGAGCTTTCCGAAACGCAATCCCTGCTGTGGGGTAACTCCGGTTCCCCCAAAATTCGATACTGCAAACAA is a window from the Gimesia benthica genome containing:
- a CDS encoding ATP-binding protein, with product MDESINMIPAADLPSEASENCDHIAYQYSGVIQPHGVLVIVNPDDFRILQISENASLFFGMQTEGLLGQRLFNGRILSSTPEVINEFNQCISNSPRLISGLTTPGGLALLGRLTRTDGRFHLELEFASSPYDVERCSPIEMISEITEVLSRTESIKDIAESFPQVFRKFIGYDRCMIYRFDPEFNGEVIGESRSENAQDTFLGLRFPMSDIPKSARKMFADSPVRVTVDQTVECVPITPRRDPETQQDVDLTAVRIRGAAGSCQTYYNNMGVRSTLVMPIFYEHELWGLVSCHHGQPRRPSPELDSALKVVVKLISNALEHAAAAEHRLAERKARSINELLAKIDPFDSNCLVQIQQQVENLKEMIDCTGFLLRIDEQDYAHGEIPDDEELQTFIESLLPMAGDEAFAINNIPEHFPALAELRDVAAGGLLVPLRSNPDEFAVWFRAEQPLTVNWAGDPQSGLKWNQQGRPELTPRNSFELWKSKTANTCYPWSTAEIAFANSVSTQIGLISLSWHALRADRAKSEFLTNMSHEIRTPMTSILGYLDILESEDFEPEDPMRLEAFSVIKRSGNHLMQLINDILDLSSIESGRISINKTDVELGSLVEEALTMVREQAEHKQLELSLKYESMPPHKVLTDPTRVKQILLNLLENAIKFTERGCVSLKLFHTSDDQNTKQVYLQIIDSGIGMDQDQLEIVRTFKTFNQLDNSLTRKYGGTGLGLRICHGLAQKLGGKIEVESQKEMGSIFTLSLPAEDSEKTILKKSRFNESANQADTGDVASTREALIGTRILLAEDDPINQKVIDNFLTTSGAEVTLVGNGKLAVEAALKAAPDFFDLILMDMQMPVLDGYSATSQLRNQGYEHPVIALTAHAMEGSREKCIASGCDDFITKPINRKSLISICIKWIED
- a CDS encoding biliverdin-producing heme oxygenase produces the protein MRDFSSELRVSIQKYHDEIESSYLAKRIIRTKITRSEYCWLLSQLYYLHCALESSWQNNLGFSSLYDTSIHSRIPALKADLELLNEGNYYALHDSTVRLLAKFEEWNVTNHYSLIGALYVIEGSRLGGVLLKDLLYDALKLTNKEGAAYFLGTSEFWHKSWREFKRRISESPEMESHQELISNASIETFQGLTDLYNTRPFI